In a single window of the Caproicibacterium sp. BJN0003 genome:
- a CDS encoding ABC transporter permease — protein MKKVIPILKERAIYVALIALFIIFSCLSSDFLSPNNLINIARQIAVLGIASVGMTYVILIGGIDLSTGSIITFVNIIAAYLMVNMGMNMWLAILIALLSSTAIGFLNGLLVANMNIPSLIVTFASQTIFEGFAYIISKGMPIFGFPKGFATIGQGYVGFIPIPVIVMIVIFLIGGFILNKTYFGRYFYALGGNETAAQMAGIRVKRVKYLIFALSGLFAGIAGIIMLARTNSGQPTAGKGYEFQVITAVALGGVSLSGGSGKLSNVVAGVFIMGILKNGMVLLNISEYVQMVVEGVILLLAVGFDCLQKRKLGYQNH, from the coding sequence ATGAAAAAGGTTATTCCTATTTTAAAAGAACGGGCAATCTATGTTGCGCTCATTGCCCTGTTTATTATTTTCTCATGTTTGAGCAGTGACTTTTTGAGCCCCAATAATCTAATCAACATCGCCCGGCAAATCGCCGTGCTTGGGATTGCCTCCGTCGGTATGACTTATGTGATCCTGATTGGCGGAATCGATCTTTCCACCGGCTCCATTATCACGTTTGTTAATATTATCGCAGCGTATTTGATGGTCAATATGGGCATGAATATGTGGCTCGCAATTCTGATTGCGTTGCTTTCTAGTACCGCGATCGGATTTTTAAACGGCCTTTTGGTCGCTAATATGAATATTCCCTCCCTTATCGTAACCTTCGCTTCTCAAACGATTTTTGAAGGCTTCGCGTACATTATTTCAAAAGGAATGCCGATTTTTGGCTTTCCGAAAGGATTTGCAACCATCGGGCAGGGATATGTCGGTTTTATTCCGATTCCCGTGATCGTCATGATCGTTATTTTTCTCATTGGCGGATTCATTCTTAACAAAACCTATTTCGGCAGATATTTTTATGCATTGGGCGGAAACGAGACCGCCGCACAGATGGCAGGTATCCGGGTAAAGAGAGTCAAATATCTGATCTTTGCGCTTTCCGGCCTCTTTGCAGGCATCGCAGGTATTATTATGCTGGCACGCACTAATTCCGGCCAGCCTACCGCAGGCAAAGGCTATGAATTCCAGGTAATTACCGCAGTGGCCCTTGGCGGCGTAAGCCTTTCAGGCGGCTCCGGCAAACTCTCTAACGTTGTGGCAGGCGTTTTCATCATGGGAATCCTGAAAAATGGCATGGTTCTTTTGAATATCAGCGAATATGTTCAGATGGTGGTAGAAGGCGTGATCCTTCTTCTGGCAGTTGGATTTGACTGCCTGCAAAAGCGGAAACTTGGATATCAGAACCACTGA